Proteins found in one Danaus plexippus chromosome 3 unlocalized genomic scaffold, MEX_DaPlex mxdp_25, whole genome shotgun sequence genomic segment:
- the LOC116769304 gene encoding glypican-6: MAVNVCFCVKLSPNKKSIFGLRMSTQILYLVLFAGFLAAKAAADTDASCADVKNIFEKKGMLLMIDLQEKPNSDAGELCLNKGCCGAGARSRLSTQARTQLEDALRSELNKLAQILSNRAKRFDDFFRKLLKLSREEFHAMFKRTYGMIYEQHSYVFEQLFEQLERYYTRGDSDFDEMMDSFFGILYQKMFAVLNSQYTFDDKYLKCVNEHMRDIQPFEDVPSKLSAQLRRAFVATRTFHKALRAGADVVRNMMQVGVTQECVAAWARLRYCGSCAGHQVPACSRYCHNVIRGCLPTHADLGDQWDAYVDAVEKVADRLLGPFNIAMVVEPIDIKISEAIMSFQERNQEISQKIFSGCGKPVLGGGGSTGPFFPPGRNKRFARSIPDFDWNHKPNDVDDFEIEASFESVFNDDPSLMSLRTPEGIRKATEEMAENAKSRERFLQYMRGQIQLEEYEEHERSKRDADPEPAAQGGSEIDYKSYEFEGKRGSKKKKLTAAKAETGHGADTGPELEKLVRETRSRVRASRRYWLHLPALLCATASVTTAPCYNGSHVASYTSIAAGDGSAALASNPEVRSPPPPPPPASDASPLEALRSLTGRLKDAYNGVEVHWMDTAEDLQSAAASQSEFIDNGGSGSGSGDDTDDTEDLPDDDEDRDPSKDYEGSGISESPLDPTDTETEKQQPTETEEPVVPSVVNVPGTKNVNLPSAIDAGDDAVDVRGRVDEPQPAAAGAERPSLQNALFTYALPVVCAWFGSIVTDLF, encoded by the exons ATGCCGGCGAGCTTTGTCTCAACAAGGGTTGCTGCGGTGCTGGTGCGCGATCTCGTCTGAGCACTCAGGCGAGGACACAGCTTGAAGATGCACTACGCAGTGAACTGAACAAACTAGCACAAATACTGTCCAACAGAGCCAAACGATTTGATG ATTTCTTCCGAAAGCTCCTAAAGTTATCCAGAGAGGAGTTCCATGCTATGTTCAAACGAACGTACGGCATGATCTACGAACAGCACTCGTATGTCTTCGAACAACTCTTTGAACAGTTGGAGAG GTACTACACAAGAGGAGACAGCGACTTCGACGAGATGATGGACAGCTTCTTCGGGATCCTGTATCAGAAAATGTTCGCCGTTCTGAACTCACAGTATACCTTTGATGACAA GTATCTGAAATGTGTGAACGAGCACATGCGGGACATCCAGCCATTCGAGGACGTGCCATCAAAACTATCAGCGCAGCTGAGACGAGCGTTCGTCGCCACACGCACCTTCCACAAGGCGCTGCGTGCTGGAGCTGATGTTGTCAGGAATATGATGCAG GTGGGTGTAACCCAGGAGTGTGTTGCCGCATGGGCTCGTCTTCGTTACTGTGGCTCCTGCGCGGGTCATCAGGTCCCGGCCTGTAGTCGCTACTGTCACAACGTCATCCGCGGCTGTCTGCCTACACACGCAGACCTCGGAGACCAGTGGGATGCCTATGTTG ATGCCGTCGAGAAGGTAGCAGATCGCCTACTCGGACCGTTCAACATAGCAATGGTCGTGGAACCgattgacattaaaatatccGAAGCCATCATGAGCTTCCAGGAGCGTAACCAGGAGATCTCGCAGAAAATCTTCTCTGGTTGCGGGAAACCGGTTTTGGGGGGTGGCGGCAGCACTGGCCCGTTCTTCCCCCCGGGCAGGAACAAACGTTTCGCCCGATCGATACCCGACTTCGATTGGAATCATAAACCTAATGATGTGGACGATTTTGAAATCGAGGCATCCTTTGAGAGTGTTTTCAACGACGACCCGTCGCTCATGAGCCTCCGGACGCCCGAGGGCATTCGCAAAGCGACGGAGGAAATGGCAGAGAATGCTAAGTCGAGGGAGCGTTTCCTCCAATACATGAGAGGACAGATTCAACTCGAAGAGTACGAGGAACACGAGCGGAGCAAACGTGATGCGGACCCTGAACCGGCGGCGCAAGGCGGTTCAGAAATAGACTACAAGTCGTACGAGTTTGAAGGCAAGCGAGGATCCAAGAAGAAGAAGCTGACGGCGGCCAAGGCTGAAACCGGGCACG GTGCGGACACTGGTCCCGAGTTAGAGAAGTTGGTCCGCGAGACTCGTTCCCGTGTCCGAGCATCCCGTCGCTACTGGCTCCACCTGCCGGCGCTTCTGTGTGCCACCGCCAGTGTTACCACCGCGCCCTGCTACAACGGCAGTCACGTGGCCAG CTACACGTCGATAGCTGCTGGTGACGGCTCCGCGGCGCTGGCCTCCAACCCGGAGGTGCGGTCCCCACCACCACCACCCCCGCCCGCGAGCGACGCGTCACCGCTGGAGGCTCTCCGCTCACTCACCGGAAGGCTCAAGGATGCTTACAACGGAGTCGAAGTGCACTGGATGGATACAG CCGAAGACCTGCAATCTGCGGCCGCGTCTCAGAGCGAGTTCATAGACAATGGCGGATCAGGGTCCGGGTCCGGAGACGACACGGACGACACAGAGGATCTGCCCGACGACGACGAGGACAGAGACCCCAGCAAGGACTATGAAG GCTCCGGCATCAGCGAGTCGCCGCTGGACCCAACCGACACGGAGACGGAGAAACAACAGCCGACCGAGACCGAGGAGCCGGTGGTGCCGAGCGTAGTGAACGTGCCGGGCACCAAGAACGTCAACCTGCCCTCCGCCATAGACGCCGGCGACGACGCCGTGGACGTCCGCGGCCGCGTGGACGAGCCGCAGCCCGCGGCGGCCGGCGCCGAGCGACCCTCGCTGCAGAACGCGCTGTTCACGTACGCGCTGCCCGTCGTCTGCGCCTGGTTCGGCTCCATCGTCACCGACctgttttga